In Anguilla rostrata isolate EN2019 chromosome 1, ASM1855537v3, whole genome shotgun sequence, a genomic segment contains:
- the LOC135247777 gene encoding uncharacterized protein LOC135247777, translating into MAHQCTICLKMFKCASKLQRHHLIHTGEKPFICSVCGKPFRQAIHLKRHLETHTGNTHALNPFTSSWGKFESVGRVEPASTAYPTVQDDLGINYTPDVPLQSCVSSEVDELKQTVQPGDYVVDLKAIEQPEFKLISPGGGINTDWECLSGKDPTKQILQEQHISSSRVENADAANADNVLQCAVCLKVCSSPYQLQKHLLVHSRLSPFECSVCKQTFSQMAQLKLHSQTHAQADSPQDVTEECSSPAAEKVSRGSTSIGKRTISHQCPECPKSFCSPSKLRRHCLTHTGQRPYHCIECGKSFRQLAHLKTHQDTHRTVLSGQAPLYYGETAEASRFKNGNTDKYQPSDSEPPSFCSSLSLQSHSPLDSHRLYDTGISSNAAFTQRSFQTEQQQVSAPESETMNEWNSEESRTAVKKAFDEGNIKQQKCHLTPENLKPFQCLVCGQTFCLAANFQKHLCKDADQDEFVNQGEDMESNSSPSVQPHQEMKEHHDSDRKMTLQTNEANALDLNIIVKQEHWPSSNNEEHVPAPDVIAYTTEYQLQPALDNTKAKHLELTRKTHQCGTCLKCFPTPYKLQRHILIHTGQRPFSCRVCGKNFSQLAHLMLHNRTHSRPERIKLKRTNVNSHPSPIQIGYDPVSSGSEFKFDVPMQENVPENPGSEEPFLMSTDFNSPSKTVLDQDSVIVIHDESLDSERKDGHIKHQCSLCFKFFSCPSKLQRHHLIHTGQKPFRCTLCGKTFRQAVHLKVHQQTHNKWRPFRRAFQQKGVVDINKSNASRQQHQSTESILQEQLSTEPQGDLPISDCLEITGEKDSGPKSATSVCGKGDLTMHFQGNESVKSEEWHSNNNGGLQSTNKDVTSTELTSNDSVNECEKVKRKTYKCVICLKIFLTAFKLQRHNLTHTAQRPFDCYVCGKKFHQPAHMKFHICNHNQPRFSHQRKNNENNDLFPLQQFEFDRVSSEMPLESDLTLQKTPQSFEQENPLEISLSQTESSEKGLDQNNVLASERNHNHRKHQCLICLKYFSCPSKLKRHLLIHTGQKPFRCILCGKTFRQAIHLKVHQQTHNRWRPLQRASRQDKVVNTDIPHGSGKQLNRPSINQGQCVFSSAPESDMMAAKESEDWCHSSNDLQSISDEGKTSIKEHPLQLDLLNDANKCQTLKSTTYECITCLKGFSTPSKLERHILTHTGQRPFSCYVCGKKFRQLSHMKFHIRTHNRPRITLQKKYTEDSDPFTTQSTEYDKVSSVTAMESDLSLQNTFQVLEQEKHLDTNLNLSSPSERGMDQNSHLRTGRNKRQRKHQCLTCYKCFSCPSKLQRHLLIHTGQRPFQCILCGKTFRQAIHLKVHQQTHNKWRSLKRASRQDELDDTHTSNGGGQHLRWSSSFQGQCILTSTPESDVITSDCSHQETVEDPDIDHKINSPEPSPVNTLAVQFDQDTVAVPGDVCPSDYDSASMPHKTAILTKQLQLVSEENINACGELKRNTYQCVVCLKCFSSPSKLQRHILTHTGQRPFSCYVCGKKFRQLSHMKFHILTHNRPKITQQKKNFENSDTFTLHKNLLDNVSSVTNLDSHFPHQQETPEKERDEPLKLSLNHASSEAVLDHDTVFSHGRNRGNVKHQCLICFKYFTSPSKLERHNLIHTGQKPYRCVLCGKTFRQAIHLKVHQQTHNKWRAFRKTVQKEEIHTSRSREQDEAECIISSVPQTSSVLKTDSNLLPGKEIVDDDICAVGVVLEEHENQIDAEMNTGAFQDTQYDSAPSQQKSSNLVPLLQTPFKCNICYRTFRQLSNLKTHYLIHLETHPVENCFPTKSEICQKQLNCGLEEEDQKVNLAVNQPVYVSSTHPQNPTLETGMVSGPNKSNAGDQASQEGFDTDGKSSRRGKGDSDCSILSLNGSIQNSRFQHSTSALPSTQDDEKNWDRFSPVDQEESDCVIIESNDESAGAKSPVKLRHANGNSEISRLSRKDYQCPVCSKCFSSSSQLQRHSHTHTENKPSKCPLCLKEFMQLSLLNSHQCTHKDRRDSGQCNLSNTRQSEEQDGQELAVCDESTHFTTREPVMDSWYPVTPDYTSDNISSVNKDMSGLSGFMYVRKVKHTRKAYQCTVCLKSFESPYKLSRHFLIHTGMKPFKCSVCNKSFRQLCHLQSHQRTHTGKIFREVLQMDDGHGFDHREDYPSQNLASEAHFSTTPVQEAKQRDSLHLPDCTSYPLKTSTDHNLAINDSSDDLTENIASGSIGILHIIPDAELELKIKQSKRDHKCSECQKSFTSPSKLERHYLIHVGERPFKCSICDKAFRQAAHLKVHQRVHDKMSEDHGSFSSEIIDSGDDRHDFSYTHVMKDISETRINYGMSEDVGNGQECQVAGVEVALESEHCDEYWCEPLGGLFNCEDCSQSFVTKRRLQLHKCSKSKPSDSQSSFYQCAICFKNFRSPYKLKRHYVIHTGERPYRCSICKKTFTQSGHLKTHELSHK; encoded by the coding sequence ATGGCCCATCAGTGCACCATTTGCCTCAAGATGTTTAAGTGTGCATCCAAACTACAACGGCATCATCTCATCCACACTGGGGAGAAGCCATTCATATGTTCAGTGTGTGGAAAACCCTTTCGGCAGGCTATACATTTAAAGAGGCACCTAGAAACACATACAGGAAATACACATGCATTGAATCCCTTCACGAGCAGCTGGGGGAAATTTGAATCTGTTGGTAGAGTTGAACCTGCATCTACTGCATATCCAACAGTTCAGGACGATTTGGGGATTAATTATACTCCCGATGTCCCATTGCAGTCATGTGTCTCTTCTGAGGTGGATGAGCTGAAACAGACAGTGCAACCTGGGGACTATGTTGTGGACTTAAAGGCTATTGAACAACCTGAATTCAAACTCATATCTCCTGGTGGTGGAATAAATACTGACTGGGAATGTCTCAGTGGAAAAGACCCAACAAAGCAAATACTGCAGGAGCAACACATCAGTTCCTCTAGGGTGGAAAATGCAGATGCTGCCAATGCTGACAATgtcctgcagtgtgcagtttgTTTGAAGGTCTGCAGTTCCCCTTACCAGCTGCAGAAACACCTACTTGTTCACAGCAGGCTCAGCCCCTTTGAATGCTCTGTATGTAAGCAGACTTTCAGTCAGATGGCACAATTAAAATTACATTCTCAAACACATGCTCAAGCTGATTCGCCTCAAGATGTCACTGAGGAGTGCTCGAGTCCAGCTGCTGAAAAGGTTTCCCGGGGTAGCACTTCTATAGGAAAACGAACAATAAGCCATCAATGCCCAGAGTGTCCAAAATCCTTCTGTTCACCTTCTAAATTGAGGAGACATTGCCTTACTCACACTGGTCAGAGGCCCTACCACTGTATAGAATGTGGAAAATCATTTAGGCAGCTTGCCCATCTAAAAACCCATCAGGATACCCATAGGACCGTACTAAGCGGCCAGGCCCCTTTGTATTATGGAGAAACAGCTGAGGCGAGTAGGTTCAAGAATGGAAACACTGACAAATATCAACCTTCAGACAGTGAGCCGCCTTCTTTTTGTTCATCACTTAGCCTGCAAAGTCATAGCCCATTGGATTCTCATCGACTGTACGACACAGGAATTTCTTCCAACGCTGCCTTTACCCAGAGGTCTTTTCAAACGGAACAACAACAAGTAAGCGCCCCGGAGTCAGAAACCATGAATGAGTGGAATAGTGAGGAGAGCCGGACTGCGGTGAAAAAGGCTTTTGATGAAGGCAATATAAAGCAGCAGAAGTGTCATTTAACCCCTGAGAACCTGAAACCCTTTCAGTGCCTTGTCTGTGGACAAACATTCTGTCTGGCAGCTAATTTCCAAAAGCATCTTTGTAAGGACGCAGACCAGGATGAGTTTGTTAATCAAGGAGAGGACATGGAGAGCAATTCATCTCCATCTGTGCAGCCTCATCAGGAAATGAAAGAGCATCATGATTCTGATCGCAAAATGACTCTGCAAACCAATGAGGCAAATGCTCTTGACCTCAATATAATCGTTAAACAAGAACACTGGCCCTCAAGTAATAATGAGGAGCATGTTCCAGCACCAGATGTTATAGCGTACACTACAGAATATCAACTGCAGCCAGCATTGGATAACACAAAGGCTAAACATCTGGAGCTTACAAGGAAGACCCACCAGTGTGGTACATGTCTGAAATGCTTCCCAACCCCATACAAACTCCAAAGGCACATACTTATTCACACAGGACAAAGACCTTTTAGCTGCCGTGTCTGTGGAAAGAACTTTAGCCAGTTGGCACACTTGATGTTACATAATCGCACTCACTCTCGTCCAGAACGTATAAAACTGAAAAGGACTAACGTGAACAGTCACCCATCTCCTATCCAAATTGGATATGACCCAGTTTCTTCTGGATCAGAATTTAAATTTGATGTTCCTATGCAGGAAAATGTACCTGAAAATCCTGGATCAGAAGAGCCTTTTCTGATGAGCACTGACTTTAATTCACCTTCAAAAACAGTACTGGATCAGGACAGTGTAATTGTAATTCATGATGAATCTCTTGATAGTGAGAGGAAAGATGGCCATATAAAGCAtcagtgttcactgtgtttCAAATTCTTCTCTTGTCCTTCTAAACTTCAGAGACATCACCTGATACACACTGGACAGAAACCATTCCGATGCACTTTGTGTGGGAAAACATTCAGACAGGCCGTACATTTGAAAGTCCATCAGCAAACCCACAACAAGTGGAGACCATTCAGGAGAGCTTTTCAGCAGAAAGGGGTTGTTGACATAAACAAGTCTAATGCATCCAGACAACAGCACCAGAGTACTGAGTCTATCCTCCAAGAACAGCTTTCTACTGAACCTCAAGGTGATCTGCCTATTTCTGATTGCCTGGAAATAACAGGGGAAAAAGATTCAGGTCCCAAAAGTGCTACTTCTGTATGTGGCAAAGGTGATCTTACCATGCACTTTCAAGGCAATGAAAGTGTTAAATCAGAAGAATGGCATTCTAATAATAATGGTGGTCTGCAAAGTACAAATAAGGATGTGACATCAACTGAGCTGACCTCAAATGacagtgtgaatgaatgtgagAAAGTAAAAAGGAAGACCTATAAGTGTGTCATATGCCTGAAAATTTTCTTGACCGCATTCAAACTCCAGAGGCATAACTTAACTCATACGGCACAAAGACCTTTTGATTGCTATGTTTGTGGAAAGAAATTCCATCAACCTGCACACATGAAATTTCATATTTGCAACCATAACCAGCCCAGATTTTCTCAccagagaaaaaataatgaaaacaatgactTATTTCCCTTGcagcaatttgaatttgacagagTGTCTTCTGAAATGCCATTAGAGTCTGATCTTACTCTGCAGAAAACCCCTCAAAGTTTTGAACAAGAGAATCCTCTTGAGATTAGTCTTAGTCAGACTGAATCATCAGAAAAAGGCTTGGATCAGAACAACGTCCTTGCTTCTGAGAGGAATCACAACCATAGAAAACACCAGTGTTTGATCTGTCTGAAATACTTCTCATGTCCTTCTAAACTCAAGAGGCATCTTCTGATACACACTGGGCAGAAGCCCTTCCGATGTATTCTGTGTGGAAAAACATTCAGACAAGCCATACATCTGAAAGTCCATCAGCAAACCCATAACAGATGGAGGCCACTGCAGAGAGCATCTCGGCAGGATAAGGTTGTCAATACAGACATACCTCATGGTAGTGGGAAGCAGCTGAATAGGCCGTCTATCAACCAAGGACAGTGTGTTTTCAGTAGTGCTCCTGAGAGTGATATGATGGCAGCTAAGGAATCAGAAGATTGGTGCCATAGTAGCAATGATTTACAAAGTATATCAGATGAAGGGAAAACATCAATAAAGGAACACCCACTGCAGTTGGATTTGCTAAACGATGCAAATAAATGTCAGACACTAAAGAGTACGACCTATGAATGCATTACATGCCTGAAAGGTttctcaaccccatccaaacTCGAGAGACATATCTTAACTCATACAGGACAGAGACCTTTCAGTTGTTATGTCTGTGGAAAGAAATTCCGTCAGCTTTCACACATGAAATTCCATATCCGCACACATAATCGGCCCAGAATTACTCTGCAGAAAAAATACACTGAGGACAGTGACCCATTTACCACGCAAAGTACTGAATATGACAAAGTGTCTTCAGTAACAGCCATGGAGTCTGACCTTTCTCTGCAGAACACTTTTCAAGTCCTTGAACAAGAGAAACATCTTGATACTAATCTTAATCTGAGTTCACCTTCAGAAAGAGGAATGGATCAGAACAGTCACCTTCGTACTGGAAGGAATAAACGGCAACGAAAACACCAGTGTTTGACCTGTTACAAATGCTTCTCGTGTCCTTCTAAACTTCAAAGGCATCTTTTGATACACACTGGGCAGAGACCCTTCCAATGTATTCTGTGTGGAAAAACATTCAGACAAGCCATACATCTGAAAGTCCATCAGCAAACCCACAACAAATGGAGATCACTGAAGAGAGCATCTCGGCAGGATGAGCTTGATgacacacatacatcaaatgGTGGTGGGCAACACCTTCGCTGGTCATCTAGTTTCCAAGGACAGTGTATTCTCACTAGCACACCTGAGAGTGATGTGATCACATCTGACTGTTCTCATCAGGAAACAGTGGAGGACCCAGATATAGACCACAAAATCAATTCTCCTGAGCCTAGTCCTGTGAATACACTCGCAGTCCAATTTGATCAAGATACAGTTGCAGTACCTGGAGATGTATGCCCTAGTGATTATGATTCAGCAAGTATGCCACACAAAACAGCAATATTAACCAAACAACTACAGTTGGTATCAGAAGAAAACATAAATGCTTGTGGGGAACTGAAGAGGAACACTtatcagtgtgttgtgtgtcttaAGTGTTTCTCCAGCCCATCCAAACTACAGAGGCATATCTTGACTCATACGGGACAGAGACCTTTCAGTTGCTATGTTTGTGGGAAGAAATTCCGTCAGCTTTCACACATGAAATTCCATATCCTCACCCATAATCGGCCTAAAATAACTCAACAGAAAAAGAATTTTGAGAATAGTGACACATTTACCTTACATAAAAATCTGTTAGATAATGTTTCATCAGTAACAAACTTAGACTCTCATTTTCCTCATCAACAGGAGactcctgaaaaagaaagggatGAACCTCTTAAACTGAGCCTTAACCATGCATCTTCTGAAGCAGTCTTGGACCATGACACTGTTTTTAGTCATGGGAGGAATCGTGGCAATGTAAAACATCAGTGTTTGATCTGTTTCAAATACTTCACAAGCCCTTCAAAACTTGAGAGACATAACCTGATACACACTGGGCAGAAACCCTACCGATGTGTTCTGTGTGGAAAAACATTCAGACAAGCCATACACCTAAAAGTTCACCAGCAAACCCACAACAAGTGGAGGGCTTTCAGAAAAACCGTGCAGAAGGAAGAGATTCACACAAGCAGATCCAGAGAGCAGGACGAAGCAGAGTGCATTATTTCCAGTGTTCCTCAGACTAGTTCTGTATTAAAAACAGACTCAAATCTGTTGCCAGGCAAAGAGATTGTAGATGATGATATCTGTGCTGTTGGAGTAGTGCTGGAGGAGCATGAAAATCAAATAGATGCAGAAATGAACACTGGAGCCTTCCAAGACACTCAGTACGATAGTGCCCCATCACAGCAAAAGAGTTCTAACCTTGTTCCCTTGCTTCAGACTccttttaaatgtaacatttgttaCAGGACCTTTAGACAGTTAAGCAACTTAAAAACACACTATCTCATTCACTTAGAAACTCATCCGGTAGAAAACTGTTTTCCCACGAAGAGTGAAATCTGCCAAAAGCAGCTGAATTGTGGTTTAGAAGAAGAGGATCAGAAAGTCAACTTGGCAGTGAATCAGCCGGTCTATGTTTCCTCCACACACCCTCAGAATCCCACCCTGGAAACTGGTATGGTATCAGGCCCAAACAAAAGCAATGCAGGAGATCAGGCTTCACAAGAAGGTTTTGACACCGATGGAAAAAGCTCTCGAAGAGGAAAAGGAGACTCCGATTGCAGCATTCTTTCCCTTAATGGTAGTATCCAAAACTCCAGGTTTCAGCACAGTACATCAGCTTTACCTAGCACTCAAGACGATGAGAAAAACTGGGATAGATTTTCCCCAGTTGATCAAGAAGAGTCGGACTGTGTAATTATAGAGAGTAATGATGAAAGTGCAGGAGCGAAATCTCCCGTCAAACTACGGCATGCTAATGGGAACTCGGAAATTAGCCGTTTGAGCAGAAAAGATTACCAGTGCCCTGTATGTTCAAAGTGCTTCTCTTCGTCTTCTCAGCTGCAGCGGCATTCTCATACTCATACAGAGAACAAACCATCTAAGTGTCCCTTGTGCCTAAAGGAATTTATGCAACTATCTCTTTTAAATTCACACCagtgcacacacaaagataGGAGAGATTCTGGCCAATGTAATCTGAGTAACACAAGGCAGTCAGAAGAACAAGATGGACAAGAATTAGCTGTCTGTGATGAGAGCACTCATTTTACTACTAGAGAGCCAGTGATGGACAGTTGGTATCCCGTAACGCCTGACTATACCAGTGATAACATCAGTTCAGTGAACAAGGACATGTCTGGTCTCTCCGGCTTCATGTATGTGAGGAAAGTAAAACACACTAGAAAAGCCTATCAATGCACAGTTTGTCTGAAGAGCTTCGAAAGCCCTTACAAACTATCAAGACATTTTCTCATTCACACAGGAATGAAACCTTTCAAATGCAGTGTCTGTAATAAGTCATTCAGACAGCTTTGTCATTTGCAGAGTCACCAACGGACTCACACAGGGAAAATATTCAGGGAGGTGCTGCAAATGGACGATGGACATGGGTTTGATCACAGAGAGGACTATCCTTCACAGAATCTGGCTTCTGAAGCACATTTCTCTACCACTCCAGTTCAAGAGGCAAAGCAAAGAGATTCATTGCATCTGCCAGACTGTACCTCATATCCACTCAAAACCAGCACAGACCACAACCTAGCTATAAATGACAGTTCAGACGATTTGACAGAGAACATAGCCTCAGGATCAATCGGAATACTGCATATAATCCCAGATGCTGAATTAGAACTCAAGATCAAAC